Proteins encoded in a region of the Diadema setosum chromosome 7, eeDiaSeto1, whole genome shotgun sequence genome:
- the LOC140231284 gene encoding vacuolar protein sorting-associated protein 33B-like, with amino-acid sequence MSYVYSGAYTPITCRLVEQVLSRGSWASLDDVTKLLPGPSFSTHKTTSVKGHTGSSSAPEPLSERVVMVYFLGGCTSAEISALRLLGRMKNYTFIVATTSVTNGNKLMESIKEKV; translated from the exons ATGTCTTATGTCTACAGTGGTGCCTACACACCAATAACCTGTCGGCTTGTCGAACAG GTGCTTTCAAGAGGAAGTTGGGCCAGTCTGGACGATGTCACCAAGCTCTTACCAGGCCCCTCCTTCTCCACCCACAAGACCACCTCTGTCAAAG GTCACACTGGCAGTAGCTCTGCCCCAGAACCGTTGTCCGAGCGTGTGGTCATGGTCTACTTTCTTGGAGGATGCACCTCGGCTGAAATAAGTGCTCTCAGACTTCTAGGCAGGATGAAGA ACTACACATTCATTGTGGCCACGACGTCCGTCACCAATGGCAACAAGTTGATGGAGTCGATCAAAGAGAAAGTCTGA